The genomic window TACTAATTCTTTGGATATCTTTGATTACAGACTCTTTAGTATCTTTATCATACTTCAAAGCGATTTTGATTGAACCCTGAACGGTGTTGCTCTCAAATTTGTAACTTAAGATATATCCTTGATCAAATAAGATCTTAGTTATTTCTTTTTTAAGATTAGATGCTGGAATTTCGACAACTTTGTGGTTTGCAGCCACAGCGTTTCTAACTCTCGTCAAATAATCTGCAATAGGATCTGTATACATA from Flavobacterium eburneipallidum includes these protein-coding regions:
- the rpsH gene encoding 30S ribosomal protein S8 — protein: MYTDPIADYLTRVRNAVAANHKVVEIPASNLKKEITKILFDQGYILSYKFESNTVQGSIKIALKYDKDTKESVIKDIQRISKPGLRKYAGSSNIPRILNGLGIAIVSTSKGLMTGKQAKQLNVGGEVICYVY